One segment of Acidianus sp. HS-5 DNA contains the following:
- a CDS encoding DUF1404 domain-containing protein, with translation MQILKDKLTKKSLIVPILFLIVAINPVTELLEPKYEDLYMAMHYVLYIGGFILGYIGFRGSKFYLIPGVIIPVFWHIPYFFNLGGAYLCLRIFEDISLYLGGLVMGSTIHELNNAFKAILFVLWMMGDSVLSVILIVGWPPYSNQVYTFSPFSISEEFWTGLVMFGIMTVIFTYIILSFIRTVFKI, from the coding sequence ATGCAGATTTTAAAGGATAAACTTACAAAAAAGTCTTTGATAGTTCCTATTCTTTTCTTGATAGTTGCTATAAATCCTGTCACAGAACTCTTAGAACCAAAATATGAGGACCTATACATGGCAATGCATTATGTACTGTATATTGGGGGTTTTATTTTAGGGTATATAGGCTTTAGGGGATCGAAATTTTATTTAATTCCTGGAGTTATTATTCCAGTTTTCTGGCATATTCCCTACTTCTTTAACTTAGGTGGAGCTTACTTATGTTTAAGGATATTTGAGGATATTTCACTCTATTTGGGCGGACTTGTTATGGGTTCTACAATCCATGAATTGAATAATGCGTTTAAAGCGATACTCTTTGTATTATGGATGATGGGAGACAGCGTACTTTCCGTCATTCTTATAGTGGGATGGCCTCCTTATTCTAATCAAGTTTATACTTTTTCACCTTTCTCAATCTCAGAAGAATTCTGGACGGGACTTGTTATGTTTGGAATAATGACCGTAATTTTTACATACATCATTCTAAGCTTTATAAGAACGGTGTTTAAGATCTAA
- a CDS encoding APC family permease translates to MSKSVFIRESSGLLKQVSLIDAIMLNLGNMSAGIALFESISPYLNPTNNPTISGPGGVLWLASIIGFIFAIPQLIVYTIMTRKISRTGGDYVWISRSLNGPLGAIMAISIMIESVAYFALIAFFSGSSINAILCVIGHAENNVGLINLANNIFVNPYGNLTLIQKVIFYGISASFFVAVILINILRAKWGYSIVTALGIFSMFSLVLAMVVIALNSSHFSSAVSLFSTLGVNVPSVKYSPIPSSINLGYTLLLLPIFALYTYPWMQAGPAVASEFKQAQKTAKLNLILALGITGLLVTLAFLEMDIVAGYNFNYYAYASFIYNFWTVAIALSGNPILQWIIGLGTVIWNFYVLSYGVIVFSRYIFALSFDRVLPEKLSQVNSRGSPIYAHLLDLSIMLLLLLIPVFSTSAATSLYGATILGALYFLIASAAGTVYGIKNKIKSLEISGIISAAYFAFLTYEAGVNPVFGFTSTVDGFPLTEFFVGLTIIVGALTYVISWYRHKKNGIDISMSFKEIPPE, encoded by the coding sequence TATTGCATTATTTGAATCAATTTCTCCATATCTTAACCCCACAAATAATCCCACTATTAGTGGACCTGGAGGGGTATTATGGTTAGCTTCTATAATAGGTTTCATTTTTGCAATACCTCAATTGATAGTTTACACTATAATGACTAGAAAGATCTCCAGAACTGGCGGAGATTATGTGTGGATCTCTAGATCTTTAAACGGTCCACTTGGTGCGATAATGGCTATTTCAATAATGATAGAATCTGTTGCATATTTCGCTTTAATAGCCTTCTTTTCGGGAAGCAGCATAAATGCGATTTTATGTGTTATAGGACATGCAGAGAATAATGTTGGTTTAATTAATTTAGCAAATAATATTTTCGTTAATCCTTATGGTAATTTAACATTAATACAAAAAGTCATATTTTACGGAATTTCTGCGTCATTTTTTGTTGCCGTTATTTTAATAAACATATTAAGAGCAAAATGGGGCTATTCCATAGTTACTGCATTAGGAATATTCTCAATGTTTTCCTTAGTTTTAGCAATGGTGGTAATTGCGTTAAACTCTTCTCACTTTTCAAGTGCAGTTTCGTTATTCTCCACTTTAGGAGTCAATGTGCCTTCCGTAAAATATTCTCCTATTCCTTCTTCAATAAATCTTGGTTACACACTATTACTTTTACCGATTTTTGCGTTATACACTTATCCTTGGATGCAAGCTGGACCTGCAGTCGCATCAGAATTTAAACAAGCTCAAAAAACAGCTAAGTTAAACCTCATTTTAGCTTTAGGAATTACAGGTTTATTAGTAACTTTAGCGTTCCTCGAAATGGATATAGTTGCAGGTTATAATTTCAATTATTATGCATATGCGTCATTTATCTATAATTTTTGGACAGTTGCAATTGCACTATCTGGAAATCCAATTCTTCAATGGATTATAGGTTTAGGAACTGTAATATGGAACTTTTATGTCTTATCTTATGGAGTAATAGTTTTCTCTAGATATATATTTGCGTTATCCTTTGATAGAGTTTTACCGGAGAAGTTATCACAAGTAAATTCAAGAGGATCTCCTATTTACGCTCACTTATTAGACTTATCAATAATGTTATTGTTACTCTTAATTCCAGTGTTCTCAACTTCAGCAGCAACTTCACTATATGGAGCAACAATATTGGGGGCATTATACTTCTTAATAGCGAGTGCAGCAGGAACCGTTTATGGTATTAAAAACAAGATCAAAAGCCTCGAAATTTCTGGAATAATATCTGCAGCGTATTTTGCGTTCTTAACATATGAAGCCGGAGTCAATCCAGTCTTCGGTTTTACTAGCACAGTGGATGGATTTCCATTAACCGAATTCTTCGTAGGTTTAACCATAATAGTAGGAGCATTAACTTATGTGATTTCTTGGTATAGACACAAGAAGAACGGTATAGATATTTCTATGAGCTTCAAAGAAATTCCTCCTGAATAA